The Vitis riparia cultivar Riparia Gloire de Montpellier isolate 1030 chromosome 10, EGFV_Vit.rip_1.0, whole genome shotgun sequence genome includes a region encoding these proteins:
- the LOC117923208 gene encoding oligopeptide transporter 1-like, which produces MEHSDSSMDPVLYQSKKLDSDTETPEGSDEVNDSPIEEVRLTVPITDDPTLPCLTFQTWVLGILACIFLAFLNQFFGYRQNVLSLTSISAQIVVLPLGKLMAASLPEKTLKIPATNWSFSLNPGPFNLKEHVLITIFANSGSNTVYAVIIITIVKAFYGGQLHPLAAMLLAQSTQMLGYGWAGIFRKFLVDSPYMWWPSNLVQVSLFRALHEVEIRPKGGVTRLQFFLVVLVSSFAYYIVPNYLFPSITALSFMCWIWKDSITAQQIGSGLNGLGLGSFALDWSTAASFLGSPLATPGFAIINIMTGFFIVVYIVIPIAYWTNLYEAKRFPIVSADVFDADGGSYNVSRVLNYTTFEFNQQGYDGYSKINLSIFFVFTYGLSFATLAATLSHVALFHGRRIWQQAKASLQDQFDDVHTRLMKKNYDPVPQWWFYTLLTLVIGLAMAACEGFGRQLQLPYWGILLAISLALLFTLPVGVITATTNQQPGLNVITEMILGYIYPGKPLANLAFKTYGSVSMGQAIMFLSDFKLGHYMKIPPKSMFVVQLVGTVIASSVYFGTAWLLLTSIDNICHPSLLPEGSPWTCPGDRVFYSASIIWGVVGPLRMFGRLGLYAKTNYFFLIGILAPVPVWLLSHLFPEKKWIKLINMPIIIGGAWAMPIAKAVNYWCWGAVGIFFNIFVYRRFKGWWARHNYVLSAGLDAGVAFMAILSYFTLQVKDINGMKWWGLGIDDHCPLAHCPTAPGIKVEGCPVFN; this is translated from the exons ATGGAGCATTCTGATAGTAGTATGGATCCTGTGTTATATCAGTCCAAGAAACTTGATTCAGATACTGAAACTCCTGAAGGATCTG ATGAGGTAAATGATTCTCCAATAGAGGAAGTCCGCCTCACAGTGCCAATTACAGATGATCCAACACTGCCATGCTTGACATTCCAGACATGGGTCTTGGGGATCCTTGCTTGTATTTTCCTGGCATTCTTGAATCAATTTTTCGGGTACCGCCAAAATGTCTTGTCTTTGACGTCAATTTCTGCCCAAATTGTAGTACTTCCACTAGGAAAGCTCATGGCAGCATCTCTGCcagaaaaaactcttaaaattcCTGCAACCAATTGGTCATTTTCGTTGAATCCTGGGCCATTTAATTTGAAAGAGCATGTACTGATCACCATATTCGCCAATTCAGGCTCGAATACTGTTTATGCTGTGATAATTATTACTATAGTGAAGGCTTTCTATGGTGGGCAACTTCACCCTCTTGCGGCCATGTTGTTAGCCCAGTCCACTCAG ATGCTTGGATATGGATGGGCTGGCATTTTTCGAAAGTTTCTAGTTGATTCACCATACATGTGGTGGCCTTCCAATCTGGTTCAAGTCTCTCTCTTTAG GGCTTTGCATGAGGTTGAGATTAGGCCAAAGGGAGGTGTAACAAGGCTGCAGTTCTTCCTTGTTGTCCTCGTCTCGAGTTTTGCATACTACATTGTCCCTAATTATCTATTTCCATCTATTACTGCTCTTTCCTTCATGTGTTGGATATGGAAGGACTCGATCACTGCCCAACAAATTGGCTCTGGTCTCAATGGCCTTGGCCTTGGCTCATTTGCCTTAGATTGGTCTACTGCAGCTAGTTTCCTAGGAAGTCCCTTAGCCACCCCGGGTTTCGCTATCATAAACATAATGACTGGTTTCTTCATAGTTGTCTACATTGTAATCCCTATTGCTTATTGGACTAACTTATATGAAGCCAAGCGATTTCCAATTGTCTCAGCAGATGTGTTCGATGCTGATGGGGGCTCGTATAATGTCTCGCGAGTTCTGAATTACACAACCTTTGAATTCAACCAACAAGGATATGATGGTTATAGCAAGATTAATTTGAGTATCTTCTTTGTCTTCACTTATGGTTTGAGCTTTGCAACATTGGCAGCCACACTATCTCATGTTGCACTCTTCCATGGAAG AAGAATTTGGCAACAGGCAAAAGCATCATTGCAAGATCAGTTTGATGATGTCCACACAAGGCTGATGAAGAAAAACTATGACCCTGTCCCTCAATGGTGGTTTTACACACTCTTGACATTGGTGATTGGGCTTGCCATGGCTGCTTGTGAAGGCTTTGGCAGACAACTGCAGCTTCCATACTGGGGAATCCTACTTGCAATTTCTTTGGCTTTGCTCTTCACCCTCCCTGTTGGTGTGATTACAGCTACCACAAACCAG CAACCAGGACTAAACGTCATCACTGAGATGATTCTCGGCTACATTTACCCCGGAAAACCTCTTGCAAATCTGGCCTTCAAGACATATGGATCCGTAAGCATGGGACAGGCTATCATGTTTCTCTCTGATTTCAAGCTCGGCCATTACATGAAAATCCCTCCCAAGTCCATGTTTGTTGTTCAG CTGGTGGGAACAGTAATAGCATCCTCAGTCTACTTTGGAACAGCTTGGCTGCTTCTAACCTCAATCGACAACATATGCCACCCTTCTCTATTGCCAGAAGGGTCCCCATGGACGTGCCCAGGGGACAGAGTTTTCTACAGCGCCTCCATCATTTGGGGTGTGGTTGGCCCCCTCCGCATGTTTGGCCGCCTTGGTCTATACGCCAAGACGAACTACTTCTTCCTCATAGGCATTCTTGCACCAGTGCCAGTGTGGCTCCTCTCTCACCTTTTTCCTGAGAAAAAATGGATAAAACTTATCAACATGCCCATCATCATAGGGGGCGCTTGGGCTATGCCAATTGCCAAGGCAGTGAACTACTGGTGCTGGGGTGCTGTGGGgatttttttcaacatttttgtgTACAGGAGATTCAAGGGGTGGTGGGCTAGGCACAACTACGTTCTATCAGCCGGGTTGGATGCTGGAGTGGCTTTCATGGCCATACTCTCCTATTTCACACTGCAGGTTAAAGACATCAATGGGATGAAGTGGTGGGGTTTGGGTATAGATGACCATTGCCCTCTGGCTCATTGCCCCACTGCCCCTGGTATAAAGGTTGAAGGATGCCCTGTTTTTAATTGA
- the LOC117924111 gene encoding uncharacterized protein LOC117924111, with protein MAPIKSASRYDSFDARSSASSQFSDPSSSVELNKNQRFVAPSKSHPTESSSRALAFARTKSSDLAPAKVKNDQNLSAMVKKFMEKRSSKPKAASTNRNGLFVPADFIAEDLKKTARKGTSFSGLHRKLFSKGSGSSGSSGSSRGEKSEVKALTEVKANTRTLAMVLRSERELLSQNKEQEMEITELKLVIEEKNREVEKLKDLCLKQREEIKSLKSAILFPDVMNSHLQDLLDKQGSELKQAKQLIPTLQKQVTSLTGQLQCLAEDLAEVKADKYSVRACFQGHCGSPRTPTYDQDEAANSLDFSSEDPATPRSPDDMFLKDLNPCLTPYYAKTKSKEFEVDYDSPPHERLYENNLQFNSRVRKMSRSSECSQNSNVASTAIRAARRSDESKHTYGKPMHHKLY; from the exons ATGGCTCCCATCAAATCTGCTTCCCGATACGATTCCTTCGACGCACGATCATCGGCTTCCTCGCAGTTCTCCGATCCATCATCGTCGGTGGAGCTCAACAAGAACCAACGTTTCGTGGCTCCCTCGAAATCGCATCCTACGGAGAGCTCATCTCGCGCTCTCGCTTTCGCCCGAACCAAATCGTCTGATCTCGCGCCGGCTAAGGTGAAGAATGACCAGAATTTGAGTGCTATGGTGAAGAAATTTATGGAGAAGAGGTCGTCGAAGCCCAAGGCGGCGTCAACGAATCGGAATGGTCTTTTTGTGCCGGCGGATTTTATAGCGGAGGATTTGAAGAAGACGGCGAGGAAGGGAACGAGCTTTTCGGGGTTGCATCGGAAGTTGTTTAGTAAGGGATCGGGGTCGTCGGGATCGTCGGGGTCGTCGCGTGGTGAGAAGAGCGAAGTGAAGGCGCTAACGGAGGTGAAGGCGAATACGAGGACGTTGGCTATGGTGCTGAGGAGTGAGAGGGAGCTTCTGAGCCAGAATAAGGAGCAGGAGATGGAAATTACAGAGCTTAAATTGGTGATAGAGGAGAAGAATCGTGAG GTTGAAAAGTTGAAGGATTTATGCCTGAAGCAAAGGGAAGAGATAAAGTCATTGAAGAGTGCCATTTTGTTCCCAGATGTTATGAATTCTCATCTTCAGGATCTATTAGACAAGCAGGGATCAGAGCTCAAACAGGCGAAACAACTCATTCCAACCCTCCAGAAGCAGGTCACTTCTCTTACTGGCCAGCTCCAGTGCCTTGCAGAGGATCTTGCGGAG GTAAAGGCGGATAAGTATTCAGTAAGGGCATGTTTCCAAGGTCATTGCGGCTCACCTAGGACACCAACATATGATCAGGATGAGGCTGCTAATTCTTTG GATTTCAGCTCTGAGGACCCTGCCACCCCTAGGAGCCCGGATGATATGTTCCTTAAGGATTTGAATCCCTGTTTAACACCCTACTATGCCAAGACAAAATCCAAG GAATTTGAGGTGGACTATGATTCTCCACCCCATGAAAGGTTGTATGAAAACAATCTACAATTCAACTCTCGTGTGAGGAAGATGTCAAGAAGTTCGGAGTGCAGCCAGAATTCAAATGTAGCAAGCACAGCCATCCGAGCAGCTCGTAGATCAGATGAGAGCAAACACACATATGGAAAGCCAATGCACCATAAGCTTTACTAA
- the LOC117924112 gene encoding stress-associated endoplasmic reticulum protein 2-like, giving the protein MTTSKRLADRKVAKFQKNITKRGSVPETSTKKGYDYPVGPILLGFFVFVVIGSSLFQIIRTATSGGMA; this is encoded by the exons ATG ACCACCTCAAAGCGTCTTGCAGACAGGAAGGTTGCAAAGTTTCAGAAGAATATAACAAAGAGGGGATCAGTTCCTGAAACCTCAACAAAGAAAGGATATGACTACCCAGTTGGGCCAATTCTCCTTGGGTTCTTTGTCTTTGTGGTTATCGGTTCCT CTCTTTTTCAGATAATTAGGACAGCTACAAGTGGCGGGATGGCCTGA